In Burkholderia sp. NRF60-BP8, a single window of DNA contains:
- a CDS encoding gamma-glutamylcyclotransferase translates to MRHAAMLPPAYPPSIGEGRLLTEDELAASLAHTMRDWDGRQDLWLFGYGSLIWNPGLPTVAAVRGKVHGYHRGLYLWSRVNRGTPERPGLVLALDRGGSCAGIAFRLSGPTAQPHLETLWKREMPMGSYRPAWLPCSLETGERVTALAFVMRRDAPTYTGKLTDSVVKEVFGCAAGRYGTTLDYVSRTVDALRASGIPDRALEGLLARCR, encoded by the coding sequence ATGCGTCACGCCGCGATGCTGCCGCCCGCCTACCCGCCGTCGATCGGCGAAGGCCGTCTGCTGACGGAAGACGAGCTCGCGGCGTCGCTCGCGCATACGATGCGCGACTGGGACGGCCGGCAGGATCTCTGGCTGTTCGGCTATGGCTCGCTGATCTGGAACCCCGGGCTGCCGACCGTCGCCGCCGTGCGCGGCAAGGTGCACGGCTATCACCGCGGGCTCTACCTGTGGTCGCGCGTGAACCGCGGCACCCCCGAACGGCCGGGCCTCGTGCTCGCGCTCGATCGCGGCGGCTCGTGCGCGGGCATCGCATTCCGGCTCTCTGGGCCGACCGCGCAGCCGCACCTCGAGACATTGTGGAAGCGCGAGATGCCGATGGGCTCGTACCGGCCCGCGTGGCTGCCGTGCTCGCTCGAGACCGGCGAACGCGTGACCGCGCTCGCGTTCGTGATGCGCCGCGACGCACCGACCTATACGGGCAAGCTGACCGACTCCGTCGTGAAGGAAGTGTTCGGCTGCGCGGCCGGCCGCTACGGCACGACGCTCGACTACGTGAGCCGCACGGTCGACGCGCTGCGCGCGAGCGGCATCCCCGACCGCGCGCTGGAAGGGTTGCTGGCGCGATGCCGATGA
- a CDS encoding HlyC/CorC family transporter, whose product MNDSYPSRKPTDKPQEKRSLLERLTDFISPEPESRGELLEILQDAHERNLIDADSLSMIEGVFQVSDLCARDIMVPRAQMDAINIADKPEDFIPFVLEKAHSRYPVYEENRDNVIGVLLAKDLLRFYAEEEFDVRGMLRPAVFIPESKRLNVLLHDFRVNRNHLAIVVDEYGGVAGLITIEDVLEQIVGDIEDEYDFDEEAGNIISGPDGRYRVRALTEIEQFNEVFGTDFSDDEVDTIGGLITHHFGRVPHRGEKLQLGNLVFEIQRGDARQVHVLLVRRNPLASRRAETSHED is encoded by the coding sequence ATGAACGATTCGTATCCCAGTCGTAAGCCAACCGACAAACCGCAAGAAAAGCGCTCGCTGCTCGAGCGCCTGACCGACTTCATCTCGCCCGAGCCCGAATCCCGCGGCGAGTTGCTGGAAATCCTCCAGGACGCCCACGAACGCAACCTGATCGACGCCGATTCGCTGTCGATGATCGAAGGCGTGTTCCAGGTATCCGATCTGTGCGCGCGCGACATCATGGTGCCGCGCGCGCAAATGGACGCGATCAACATCGCCGACAAGCCCGAGGATTTCATCCCGTTCGTCCTCGAAAAGGCGCACTCGCGCTATCCCGTGTACGAGGAGAACCGCGACAACGTGATCGGCGTGCTGCTCGCGAAGGATCTGCTGCGCTTCTACGCCGAGGAAGAGTTCGACGTGCGCGGGATGCTGCGCCCGGCCGTGTTCATTCCGGAATCGAAGCGCCTGAACGTGCTGCTGCACGACTTCCGCGTGAACCGCAATCACCTGGCGATCGTCGTCGACGAATACGGCGGCGTCGCGGGCCTGATCACGATCGAGGACGTGCTCGAACAGATCGTCGGCGACATCGAGGACGAGTACGACTTCGACGAGGAAGCCGGCAACATCATCTCGGGGCCGGACGGCCGCTACCGCGTGCGCGCGCTCACCGAGATCGAGCAGTTCAACGAGGTGTTCGGCACCGATTTCTCCGACGACGAAGTCGACACGATCGGCGGGCTGATCACCCATCATTTCGGACGCGTGCCGCACCGCGGCGAGAAGCTGCAGCTCGGCAACCTCGTGTTCGAAATCCAGCGCGGCGATGCGCGCCAGGTTCATGTGCTGCTGGTGCGCCGCAACCCGCTCGCCAGCCGTCGCGCCGAAACCTCGCACGAAGACTGA
- the lnt gene encoding apolipoprotein N-acyltransferase: MDDPIPSRPAGGLLAPAPGRALPRWHYPAALLAGAANTLSFAPTPHGGWLQLVVFVWFFAQLTRTSSWRGAALTGGAFGFGNFISGVWWLYISMHVYGEMAAPLAGGALVLFSLYLSLYPAFSAGLWSFCAGHAWQRREPDPRPFSPTWHGAFAFASAWALGEWLRGTVFTGFPWLGSGYPQVDGPFAGFAPVVGVYGIAWVLALFAALVVQALAARPSPLRVGGDGASSGNARVRIAAPAGIAVTLVAAGLALSQVTWTVPANAPLTVRLLQGNVKQDIKFEQEGIDAAIKMYQQMIVEKPADLIVTPETAIAVMIQELPEPFAVAIRKFSDTTGSAVLFGAVGASVTEDGRYVDYTNSLYGVTPNSRDIYHYDKHHLVPFGEFIPWGFRWFVNLMKMPLGDFARGAPVQKPFLVHNQPVMADICYEDLFGEEIAATIRDNPQPPGVLVNVTNLAWFGDTIALDQHLQIARMRSLETGRPMLRSTNTGMTAAIDAHGRVLGQLKPFTIGSLDVRIEGTSGFTPYVTSGNNIVLAVSFVLLAFGFTFGPGLRRRNGRRHGDDEAQ; the protein is encoded by the coding sequence ATGGACGATCCGATCCCGTCCCGCCCGGCTGGCGGCCTTCTCGCGCCGGCGCCCGGCCGCGCGCTGCCGCGCTGGCACTATCCGGCCGCGCTGCTCGCCGGTGCGGCCAATACGCTCAGCTTTGCACCCACGCCGCACGGCGGCTGGCTGCAGCTCGTCGTATTCGTCTGGTTTTTCGCGCAACTGACGCGCACGTCGAGCTGGCGCGGCGCCGCGCTCACCGGCGGCGCGTTCGGCTTCGGCAACTTCATCAGCGGCGTCTGGTGGCTCTACATCAGCATGCACGTGTACGGCGAGATGGCCGCGCCGCTCGCGGGCGGCGCACTCGTGCTGTTCTCGCTGTACCTGTCGCTGTACCCGGCGTTCTCGGCCGGGCTGTGGTCGTTCTGCGCGGGCCATGCGTGGCAGCGCCGCGAGCCCGACCCGCGGCCGTTCTCGCCGACCTGGCACGGCGCATTCGCGTTCGCGAGCGCGTGGGCGCTCGGCGAATGGCTGCGCGGCACCGTGTTCACCGGCTTTCCGTGGCTCGGCAGCGGCTACCCGCAGGTCGACGGCCCGTTCGCGGGCTTTGCGCCGGTGGTCGGCGTGTACGGGATCGCGTGGGTGCTCGCGCTGTTCGCCGCACTGGTCGTGCAGGCGCTCGCCGCGCGCCCGTCGCCGCTGCGCGTCGGCGGCGACGGCGCATCGAGCGGCAACGCGCGCGTGCGCATCGCCGCGCCGGCCGGCATCGCCGTCACGCTCGTCGCGGCCGGCCTCGCGCTGTCGCAGGTCACGTGGACCGTACCCGCGAACGCGCCGCTCACCGTGCGGCTGCTGCAAGGCAACGTGAAGCAGGACATCAAGTTCGAGCAGGAAGGCATCGACGCGGCGATCAAGATGTACCAGCAGATGATCGTCGAGAAGCCGGCCGACCTGATCGTCACGCCCGAGACCGCGATCGCGGTGATGATCCAGGAACTGCCCGAACCGTTCGCCGTCGCGATCCGCAAGTTCAGCGACACGACCGGTTCGGCGGTGCTGTTCGGCGCGGTCGGCGCGTCGGTGACCGAGGACGGCCGCTACGTCGATTACACGAACAGCCTGTACGGCGTGACGCCGAACTCGCGCGACATCTATCACTACGACAAGCATCACCTCGTGCCCTTCGGCGAATTCATTCCGTGGGGCTTCCGGTGGTTCGTCAATCTGATGAAGATGCCGCTCGGCGACTTCGCGCGCGGCGCACCCGTGCAGAAGCCGTTCCTCGTGCACAACCAGCCGGTGATGGCCGACATCTGCTACGAGGATTTGTTCGGCGAGGAAATCGCCGCGACGATCCGCGACAATCCGCAGCCGCCCGGCGTGCTCGTCAACGTGACGAATCTCGCGTGGTTCGGCGACACGATCGCGCTCGACCAGCATCTGCAGATCGCGCGGATGCGCTCGCTCGAAACGGGCCGGCCGATGCTGCGCTCGACCAATACGGGGATGACGGCCGCGATCGACGCGCACGGCCGCGTGCTCGGTCAGTTGAAGCCGTTCACGATCGGCTCGCTCGACGTGCGGATCGAAGGCACGAGCGGCTTCACGCCGTACGTGACGAGCGGCAACAACATCGTGCTCGCGGTGTCGTTCGTGCTGCTCGCGTTCGGCTTCACGTTCGGGCCGGGGCTGCGCCGGCGCAACGGCCGACGCCACGGCGACGACGAAGCGCAATGA
- the glyQ gene encoding glycine--tRNA ligase subunit alpha, with protein sequence MLTFQQIILTLQSYWDKQGCALLQPIDMEVGAGTSHVHTFLRAVGPEPWRAAYVQPSRRPKDGRYGENPNRLQHYYQYQVVLKPAPENILDLYLGSLEALGFDLKQNDVRFVEDDWENPTLGAWGLGWEVWLNGMEVTQFTYFQEVGGLECKPVLGEITYGLERLAMYLQKVENVYDLVWTEWEEQGPNGPELRRLSYGDVYHQNEVEQSTYNFEHANVDLLFTFFNSYEAEAKKMIDAQLALPAYELVLKAGHTFNLLDARGAISVTERAAYIGRIRALSRLVAQAYYDSREKLGFPMLGNPPGVPGLTTDAQDAAQPAWAPPLKVERKIDQD encoded by the coding sequence ATGCTTACGTTTCAGCAAATCATCCTGACGCTGCAGTCCTACTGGGACAAGCAGGGTTGCGCCCTGCTCCAGCCCATCGACATGGAAGTCGGCGCGGGCACGTCGCACGTCCACACGTTCCTGCGCGCGGTCGGCCCCGAGCCGTGGCGCGCCGCGTACGTGCAGCCGTCGCGCCGCCCGAAGGACGGCCGCTACGGCGAAAACCCGAACCGCCTGCAGCACTACTACCAGTACCAGGTCGTGCTCAAGCCGGCGCCCGAAAACATCCTCGACCTGTACCTCGGCTCGCTCGAAGCGCTCGGCTTCGACCTGAAGCAGAACGACGTGCGCTTCGTCGAGGACGACTGGGAGAACCCGACGCTCGGCGCGTGGGGGCTCGGCTGGGAAGTGTGGCTGAACGGGATGGAAGTCACGCAGTTCACGTATTTCCAGGAAGTCGGCGGCCTCGAATGCAAGCCGGTGCTGGGCGAGATCACGTACGGCCTCGAGCGCCTCGCGATGTACCTGCAGAAGGTCGAGAACGTGTACGACCTCGTGTGGACCGAGTGGGAGGAGCAAGGCCCGAACGGCCCCGAGCTGCGCCGCCTGTCGTACGGCGACGTGTACCACCAGAACGAGGTCGAGCAGTCGACCTACAACTTCGAGCACGCGAACGTCGACCTGCTGTTCACGTTCTTCAACAGCTACGAAGCCGAAGCGAAGAAGATGATCGACGCGCAGCTCGCGCTGCCCGCGTACGAGCTCGTGCTGAAGGCCGGCCACACGTTCAACCTGCTCGACGCGCGCGGCGCGATCTCGGTCACCGAGCGGGCGGCGTACATCGGCCGCATCCGCGCGCTGTCGCGTCTCGTCGCGCAGGCTTACTACGACTCGCGCGAGAAGCTCGGCTTCCCGATGCTCGGCAACCCGCCGGGCGTGCCGGGCCTCACCACCGACGCCCAGGACGCCGCGCAGCCGGCATGGGCGCCGCCGCTCAAGGTCGAACGCAAGATCGATCAGGACTGA